From the genome of Gilliamella sp. wkB7, one region includes:
- the gltP gene encoding glutamate/aspartate:proton symporter GltP produces MKKILTNLAWQILIALILGVAVGAYLFELSVPSHPLHSYYQFSIVNIFQPAGDIFIRLIKMIVLPIILSTLTLGIAGIGGSKRLGTLGFKTILYFEIITTIAILLGLFWGNIFAPGAGIDSTTLATTDISKYTKAAEELSGKPHGLIVMILDMIPANIFKAMSDGAVLPVIFFCVFFGLGLMSLPDKQREPFVFFLKVVSDTMFKVTNMIMRYAPIGVFALITVTVAKYGFASLMPLFKLILTVYSAMIIFTLVVLGLVCKLCKFNIFTLLKILKEELVIAFSTASSETALPKIIEKMEAYGAPKAITSFVIPTGYSFNLDGSTLYQSITVIFLAQLFHIDLTILDQIIIVITLMIASKGIAGVPGASILVLSATLGSVGIPLEGIGYIMGVERILDMGRTVVNVVGNALAAIVIARWEHVFDDKKAKVYEQQYLK; encoded by the coding sequence ATAAAGAAAATCTTAACAAATCTTGCATGGCAAATTTTAATTGCTTTGATACTAGGTGTAGCGGTGGGCGCTTATTTATTTGAACTTTCTGTCCCAAGCCATCCTTTACATTCATATTATCAATTTTCGATAGTTAATATTTTTCAACCAGCTGGTGATATCTTTATTCGTTTAATTAAAATGATTGTATTACCTATTATACTTAGTACGCTCACTTTAGGTATTGCAGGTATTGGTGGTTCAAAAAGATTAGGGACGTTGGGTTTTAAAACAATTCTCTATTTTGAAATTATTACAACGATTGCTATCTTACTAGGGCTTTTCTGGGGAAATATTTTTGCACCGGGTGCGGGAATTGACTCTACAACCTTAGCAACGACCGATATTAGTAAGTATACTAAAGCCGCAGAAGAATTGAGCGGAAAGCCTCATGGCTTGATTGTTATGATATTAGATATGATCCCAGCTAATATCTTCAAAGCTATGAGTGATGGCGCTGTTTTACCTGTTATCTTCTTCTGTGTCTTTTTCGGTTTAGGTTTAATGTCGTTACCAGACAAACAACGTGAACCATTTGTTTTCTTCTTAAAAGTTGTATCTGACACCATGTTTAAAGTAACGAACATGATTATGCGCTACGCACCAATTGGTGTTTTCGCGCTGATTACTGTAACCGTTGCTAAATATGGATTTGCCTCTCTTATGCCGTTGTTTAAATTAATTTTGACTGTTTATTCAGCCATGATTATTTTCACATTGGTGGTATTAGGACTTGTATGTAAACTTTGTAAATTTAATATTTTTACTCTACTAAAAATATTAAAAGAAGAGTTAGTTATCGCATTTTCAACAGCGAGTTCTGAAACTGCATTACCAAAAATTATTGAAAAGATGGAAGCATACGGTGCTCCAAAGGCGATCACAAGTTTTGTTATTCCAACAGGTTATTCATTTAATCTTGATGGCTCAACGCTTTATCAAAGTATTACGGTTATCTTTTTGGCTCAGCTATTCCATATAGATTTAACCATTTTAGATCAGATTATTATTGTTATAACATTGATGATTGCCTCTAAAGGTATAGCTGGCGTACCGGGTGCTTCAATCCTTGTTCTATCTGCAACCCTAGGCAGTGTGGGTATTCCGCTTGAAGGTATTGGTTATATTATGGGCGTAGAGCGTATTTTAGATATGGGTAGAACGGTTGTTAATGTTGTCGGTAATGCATTAGCAGCGATTGTTATTGCTCGTTGGGAACATGTTTTTGATGATAAAAAAGCAAAAGTCTACGAACAACAATATTTGAAATAA
- the rpmG gene encoding 50S ribosomal protein L33, which produces MAKGVREKIRLVSSAGTGHFYTTSKNKRTMPEKMEIKKYDPVVRQHVIYKEAKIK; this is translated from the coding sequence ATGGCTAAAGGTGTACGCGAAAAAATTAGATTAGTTTCTTCTGCTGGTACAGGTCATTTTTATACCACTAGCAAAAATAAAAGAACTATGCCTGAGAAAATGGAAATCAAAAAATACGATCCCGTTGTTCGTCAGCATGTTATTTATAAAGAAGCTAAAATTAAATAG
- the rpmB gene encoding 50S ribosomal protein L28, which yields MSRVCQVTGKGPLVGNNRSHAMNATKRRFLPNLQTHRFWVESEKRFVKLRISAKGMRTIDKKGIDAVLAELRARGEKY from the coding sequence ATGTCACGAGTATGCCAAGTAACAGGAAAAGGTCCTTTAGTAGGAAATAATCGTTCTCATGCGATGAATGCTACTAAACGTCGTTTTCTACCAAATCTTCAAACTCACCGTTTCTGGGTTGAGAGCGAAAAACGTTTTGTAAAATTGCGTATATCTGCTAAAGGTATGCGAACTATCGATAAAAAGGGTATTGATGCAGTTTTAGCTGAACTTCGTGCCCGTGGTGAAAAGTACTAA
- the aroE gene encoding shikimate dehydrogenase, translating into MSQFQPYSIYGIIGYPLGHSMSPLIHTTSFQDYGISAVLVPFPTPPEEIPTLFKSVRLLNIRGLCVTIPHKQTIIPYLDEVTEHVKKAGAANLVYWDGDKLCGDNTDIVGFMEPLRAKNLPAEYKKVLLLGAGGAARAAVVGLQDLGYTDITVTDIVDDLPQSLAKEFNLKTVAWQDRNKVEAQIIINSTPLGMTGKFEDQTPYEQAWFKGKGIAYDIVYTPYNTRFRQEAEKAGWESISGREMFIGQANAQFKIWTGKDLSERAKQAVIDALAGK; encoded by the coding sequence ATGAGCCAGTTTCAGCCATATAGCATATACGGCATTATCGGTTATCCTTTAGGACACAGTATGAGTCCACTTATTCATACCACATCATTTCAAGATTATGGTATTTCTGCTGTTTTAGTACCATTTCCTACTCCTCCGGAAGAAATTCCAACATTATTTAAATCTGTAAGATTATTAAATATACGTGGATTATGTGTCACTATTCCACATAAACAAACCATTATTCCTTATTTAGATGAAGTAACTGAACATGTAAAAAAGGCGGGAGCAGCGAATTTAGTGTATTGGGATGGCGACAAGCTTTGCGGTGACAATACTGATATTGTAGGTTTCATGGAGCCACTTAGAGCGAAGAATTTGCCTGCTGAATACAAAAAAGTTTTATTACTTGGGGCCGGTGGTGCTGCACGAGCTGCCGTTGTTGGTTTACAAGATCTTGGTTATACCGATATTACTGTAACTGACATTGTTGATGATTTACCTCAATCATTAGCTAAAGAATTCAATCTTAAAACCGTTGCATGGCAAGATCGAAATAAAGTAGAAGCGCAAATAATTATTAATTCGACTCCATTAGGTATGACAGGTAAATTTGAAGATCAAACACCTTATGAACAAGCATGGTTTAAAGGTAAAGGTATTGCGTACGATATCGTTTATACGCCATATAATACTCGCTTTAGACAAGAAGCTGAAAAAGCAGGTTGGGAATCAATTTCCGGTCGAGAAATGTTTATTGGGCAAGCGAATGCACAATTTAAAATTTGGACGGGTAAAGATCTTTCTGAACGGGCAAAACAAGCCGTAATTGATGCCCTAGCAGGTAAATAA
- a CDS encoding Aca2/YdiL-like domain-containing protein: MTNLELQAYRRFLMLKVSEASEYIGKTDVSTWHNWEKGTVPVPQYVVTAMQELKKFRTDKVNIIINSINDRVGSNTIRYFMTYEEFKKVNPELDIIQWRLHQSIATELYFRGLEKLC, translated from the coding sequence ATGACTAACTTAGAATTGCAAGCGTATCGTCGTTTCCTTATGTTAAAAGTGTCAGAGGCAAGTGAATATATTGGTAAAACTGATGTTAGTACATGGCATAATTGGGAAAAAGGTACTGTTCCTGTTCCCCAATATGTTGTTACCGCAATGCAAGAATTGAAAAAATTCCGAACTGATAAAGTAAATATTATTATTAATAGTATTAATGATCGTGTTGGTAGTAATACTATCCGTTATTTTATGACCTATGAAGAGTTCAAAAAAGTCAATCCAGAACTTGACATCATTCAGTGGCGATTACATCAATCTATTGCGACAGAGTTATATTTTCGTGGTTTAGAAAAATTGTGTTAA
- the aroL gene encoding shikimate kinase AroL gives MNNTIFLVGARAAGKTTMGKMLANKLSFSFIDTDCHLLETTQKTVAEIVEKEGWEGFRARESQILIDTTKPNRVIATGGGMVLADHNRHFMKQNGTVIFLSATAATLAARLMKDPNVAQRPSLTGLSIFDEMEKVLAERLPLYHDAAHHVVNVEQDEALILNNILHMLQN, from the coding sequence ATGAATAATACTATTTTTTTAGTAGGCGCCAGAGCAGCTGGCAAAACGACAATGGGAAAAATGCTTGCAAATAAGCTATCGTTTTCTTTCATTGATACAGATTGCCATTTGCTTGAGACTACTCAAAAAACAGTAGCTGAAATTGTTGAAAAAGAAGGTTGGGAAGGCTTTAGAGCCAGAGAAAGCCAGATTTTAATCGATACAACTAAGCCAAATCGAGTCATTGCTACAGGTGGAGGAATGGTACTGGCCGATCACAATCGCCATTTTATGAAACAAAATGGTACTGTCATTTTTTTATCAGCTACAGCTGCAACATTAGCTGCACGTTTAATGAAAGATCCTAATGTTGCTCAGCGCCCATCACTGACGGGTCTATCTATTTTTGATGAGATGGAAAAAGTGTTGGCAGAGCGGTTACCGTTATATCATGATGCAGCACATCATGTAGTTAATGTTGAACAGGATGAAGCTCTAATACTTAATAATATACTTCATATGTTGCAAAATTAA
- a CDS encoding MFS transporter, with amino-acid sequence MDNRKINSYGIVGSIYANYIIQSIALIVIMQFSQDLTKQLNTDLLGLGYVASGIGIGKIFLMFAGGILSDKFGRKLFIYLGMACYAIFFIGMTFCTNIHIAFCLAIAVGAGNSFLDTGSMPALTECFPRSAGSASVLIKAFISIGTLILPFIVTFFNTNEIWYGWAFLGFTAYLVINGLILFPQNFPNKDTAIKGNGGTEDYFKAKPKFEFEGILLILMGFTTTATFVIILQWLPTIAINGVNMSDLEAKQLISYYSTASIISVFVTAFIVKHLLKPIFCIIILPLLSAIVLMLFYFNISPMMCVIAAIGMGFTAAGGVLQLTLVVMQQLFPTRKGIAVGCMYTFSGLSFIVIPLIVPKLAMYDVSYAILIDFFIALASVILGSIVLYRFKQVIDMTKI; translated from the coding sequence ATGGATAATCGAAAAATTAATTCTTATGGAATTGTCGGATCTATTTATGCCAATTATATTATTCAAAGTATTGCATTGATTGTGATTATGCAATTTTCTCAAGATCTTACAAAGCAGCTTAATACTGATTTGCTTGGTCTTGGTTATGTTGCTTCTGGTATAGGTATTGGCAAGATTTTTTTAATGTTTGCAGGTGGAATACTATCGGATAAATTTGGAAGAAAACTTTTTATCTATCTGGGTATGGCTTGCTATGCTATCTTCTTTATTGGCATGACTTTTTGTACCAATATTCATATCGCTTTTTGTCTTGCAATTGCAGTAGGGGCAGGCAATTCTTTTTTAGATACTGGTTCAATGCCTGCTTTGACCGAGTGTTTTCCTCGTTCAGCGGGTTCTGCAAGTGTCCTCATTAAAGCATTTATTTCTATTGGAACGCTAATTCTTCCATTTATTGTTACTTTTTTTAATACAAACGAAATATGGTATGGTTGGGCATTTCTTGGCTTTACGGCTTATTTAGTTATTAATGGTTTAATTTTATTTCCTCAAAATTTTCCTAACAAAGATACCGCAATAAAAGGCAATGGTGGTACTGAAGATTATTTCAAAGCTAAACCAAAGTTTGAATTTGAAGGCATTTTATTGATCCTTATGGGATTCACCACAACGGCAACATTTGTCATAATTTTACAGTGGTTACCAACCATTGCGATTAATGGGGTTAATATGAGCGATCTTGAAGCTAAACAATTGATTAGTTACTATAGCACCGCATCAATTATCTCAGTCTTTGTAACGGCATTTATCGTTAAACACTTATTAAAACCTATATTTTGTATCATTATTTTACCTTTATTGTCGGCAATAGTATTAATGCTATTTTACTTTAATATTTCACCTATGATGTGCGTTATCGCTGCAATTGGTATGGGTTTTACGGCAGCAGGTGGCGTGCTTCAATTAACTCTAGTTGTTATGCAGCAATTGTTCCCAACACGCAAAGGCATAGCGGTAGGCTGTATGTATACTTTTAGTGGGTTATCCTTTATCGTTATTCCGCTTATCGTTCCAAAATTGGCTATGTATGATGTAAGTTATGCTATTTTGATCGACTTTTTTATCGCCTTAGCAAGTGTCATACTTGGTTCTATTGTCCTTTATCGATTTAAACAAGTAATCGATATGACAAAAATATAA
- a CDS encoding MFS transporter: MINKYLGTSVCLYMNYFVHGMGAIILGLNIDYLAAQFNPELAYLFNTSKDSLTPEQIGLVGEAKQSVYNVMMGLGVGRLLVLFIMGTLSDKFGRKPFIVLGGLFYIGFLLGILVSPNVQIAFMFAILGGIANSTLDAGTYPALMEAFPKSPGSASILIKAAIAAGQSVLPIIMGIIMATQGYYGWSFILCCIILGLNALIVLKMPFPNYKITPEEKEKDLQTLENQMPILKQKANFYIEGLCFIVIGFTSTATFYLVSSCLKDFSQTVAGMDSSGAVQAFSSYGIGTLASVFLTSILVKSLVRPVYIVVLYPLLSTLMLIILYSYPTPMMCIIGGFVLGFTAAGGVLQLALTTMAEFFPSGKGKVLGIFFTSSSVATAVIPFFIGWISTNLGLRYVMLSDAIIAGLGTLLAVVVLIRYRKIFNIPKSVDKA; this comes from the coding sequence ATGATAAATAAATATTTAGGCACCTCAGTTTGTTTATATATGAACTATTTTGTGCACGGAATGGGAGCTATAATTCTTGGGCTAAATATTGATTATTTAGCGGCACAATTTAACCCAGAGCTTGCCTATTTATTTAATACTTCAAAAGATTCATTAACGCCAGAACAAATTGGATTAGTCGGTGAAGCTAAACAAAGTGTTTATAATGTCATGATGGGGCTAGGTGTTGGTCGATTATTAGTATTATTTATCATGGGGACTCTCTCAGATAAATTTGGACGTAAACCATTTATCGTTTTAGGTGGTCTATTTTATATAGGATTCTTACTTGGTATTTTAGTTAGTCCGAATGTACAAATTGCTTTTATGTTTGCAATCTTAGGTGGTATAGCCAACTCAACATTAGATGCGGGTACTTATCCTGCTTTGATGGAAGCATTTCCAAAATCACCGGGTTCGGCGTCAATTTTAATTAAAGCAGCCATTGCCGCAGGTCAATCTGTACTACCAATTATTATGGGTATTATCATGGCTACCCAAGGTTATTATGGTTGGTCATTTATACTGTGTTGTATTATTTTAGGGTTGAATGCATTAATTGTATTAAAAATGCCATTTCCGAATTATAAAATTACTCCAGAGGAAAAAGAGAAAGACCTACAAACTCTTGAAAACCAGATGCCGATATTAAAACAAAAAGCTAATTTTTATATTGAAGGTTTATGTTTTATTGTTATTGGTTTTACATCTACAGCAACTTTTTATTTAGTCTCTTCTTGTTTAAAAGATTTTTCACAAACGGTTGCTGGTATGGATTCATCTGGGGCAGTTCAGGCGTTTTCATCATACGGCATTGGTACATTAGCCAGTGTATTTTTAACCTCAATTTTAGTAAAAAGTCTGGTAAGACCTGTTTATATTGTTGTTCTATACCCATTACTTTCAACCTTAATGTTAATTATTCTATATAGCTATCCAACACCAATGATGTGTATTATCGGCGGTTTCGTGCTTGGTTTCACTGCAGCAGGTGGTGTGTTGCAGTTAGCATTAACCACAATGGCCGAATTTTTTCCATCGGGTAAAGGAAAAGTATTGGGGATTTTCTTTACATCATCGAGTGTTGCAACAGCCGTGATACCATTTTTCATTGGTTGGATATCAACAAATCTAGGTTTGCGTTATGTTATGCTTAGCGATGCAATTATTGCTGGTTTAGGGACATTATTAGCGGTAGTTGTATTAATCCGTTACCGAAAAATATTTAATATTCCTAAAAGTGTAGATAAAGCTTAA
- the argA gene encoding amino-acid N-acetyltransferase: MKERTTELVEGLRHSVPYINAHHGKTFVILLTGAVLKSDNYSSIISDIGLLYSLGIKLVIVNGARNQIDGSLKNHNIVPKYHKNTRITDAATLDIIKQVTGLLQLNITASLSMSLNNTPLQGAHISVVSGNFVIAQPLGVDDGVDYCHTGKIRRINNEAIEEQLERGSIVLLGPVGVSVTGESFNLASEDVAAEVAIRLKADKLISFCAEQGVLDENGRVITDLYPIDADNYVNNKEQQGKHLSSEARFLRAASKACRCGVRRSHLVSYLVDGSILQELFSRDGIGTQVSMEHSEQIRSATINDIGGILELIRPLEEQGVLVKRSREQLEMEIDKFTIIERDNMTIGCAALYPYLEEKMGEMACVVIHPDYRNSSRGDLLIEKIMESANNLGLEKIFVLTTRSIHWFREKGFNPAEVDDLPIKKKQLYNYQRNSKILMFNIE, from the coding sequence ATGAAAGAGCGTACAACTGAGTTAGTTGAAGGTTTAAGACATTCAGTGCCTTATATAAATGCCCATCATGGTAAAACATTTGTGATTTTACTTACTGGAGCGGTCCTTAAAAGCGATAATTATTCAAGTATTATTAGTGATATTGGATTGCTCTACAGCCTCGGTATTAAACTCGTTATTGTTAATGGTGCACGTAATCAAATTGATGGATCGTTAAAAAATCATAACATTGTACCTAAATATCATAAAAATACTCGTATCACTGATGCAGCAACATTAGATATCATCAAGCAAGTTACTGGCCTATTGCAGCTCAACATTACCGCAAGTTTATCAATGAGTTTAAATAATACACCGTTACAAGGCGCTCATATTAGTGTCGTTAGCGGTAACTTTGTCATTGCTCAACCATTGGGGGTTGATGACGGAGTTGATTATTGTCATACAGGTAAAATTCGCCGCATAAATAACGAAGCCATCGAAGAACAATTAGAGCGTGGCTCTATTGTATTACTCGGTCCTGTAGGCGTTTCGGTAACAGGCGAAAGTTTTAATTTAGCATCTGAAGATGTCGCTGCTGAAGTCGCTATTCGCTTAAAGGCCGATAAACTAATCAGTTTTTGCGCAGAACAAGGAGTTCTCGATGAAAATGGTCGAGTTATTACCGATCTTTATCCTATTGATGCGGATAATTATGTAAATAATAAAGAGCAACAAGGTAAGCATTTATCAAGTGAAGCACGTTTTTTACGGGCAGCCTCTAAAGCATGCCGTTGTGGAGTTAGACGAAGCCATTTAGTCAGTTATTTAGTTGATGGCTCTATTTTACAAGAACTCTTTTCCCGTGATGGTATTGGAACACAAGTTTCAATGGAACATTCAGAACAGATTCGCTCAGCAACCATTAATGATATTGGCGGCATATTAGAACTCATCCGACCATTAGAAGAACAAGGTGTATTAGTTAAGCGTTCACGTGAACAATTAGAGATGGAAATTGATAAATTCACCATTATTGAACGTGATAATATGACGATTGGTTGTGCTGCTCTTTACCCTTATCTAGAAGAAAAAATGGGTGAAATGGCTTGTGTTGTAATCCATCCTGATTATCGTAATTCATCTCGTGGTGATTTATTGATTGAAAAGATCATGGAAAGTGCAAATAACTTAGGGTTAGAAAAAATATTTGTATTAACTACCCGTAGTATTCACTGGTTTAGAGAAAAGGGTTTTAATCCAGCAGAAGTGGATGATTTACCAATTAAAAAGAAACAACTCTATAATTATCAAAGAAATTCAAAAATATTAATGTTTAATATTGAATGA
- a CDS encoding PTS ascorbate transporter subunit IIC yields MELFLNIFGQPAIIIALVAFIGLVLQKAKISKIITGTLLSFIGFVLIKTGGKILGGVLIMFSNMFTHAFGMHGVVPSNEAITALTMESLGTSAAFILFFAMIINLLLARFTRFKSIYLSLHLVLFMAFSFTAVLQGMGYNGYIIVATGAIIIGLYMAIFPTLLSKFSRKIIGNNDYCIAHAGTISYLIGSYLGSLLGNKKNDIENIKINDRFSFLRQSDVATFITMFVLLCLSGAFSSADYLKDILKNNTFIIFALEQSAIFAGGLYIAKKGVAIFTEEIIPAFKGFAQVVAPGCVPAVDPMVLFDKAPNCVLVGFIVSFFTEIACVVVFPFVGLPIIIPGIMASFITGGTAAIFGNSTGGARGTIIAAFINGLLLCILPALALPLFAFLGVEGVTFADPDFTSLSLITEFVVKLFN; encoded by the coding sequence ATGGAGCTTTTTCTAAATATATTTGGTCAACCAGCTATCATTATTGCATTAGTAGCTTTTATCGGTCTGGTATTACAGAAAGCAAAAATTTCTAAAATTATTACTGGAACGCTGCTTTCATTCATTGGATTTGTGTTAATAAAGACTGGCGGAAAAATTTTGGGTGGTGTGTTAATTATGTTTAGTAACATGTTTACTCACGCGTTTGGTATGCATGGCGTAGTACCAAGTAATGAAGCCATTACCGCATTGACAATGGAATCACTTGGCACAAGTGCTGCTTTTATCCTCTTTTTTGCGATGATCATTAATCTACTATTAGCAAGATTTACTCGCTTTAAATCGATTTATTTATCACTGCATTTAGTGCTATTTATGGCATTTTCGTTCACTGCCGTATTACAAGGTATGGGCTATAATGGCTATATAATTGTTGCTACTGGCGCAATTATTATTGGGCTTTATATGGCGATATTTCCAACTTTACTCTCTAAATTCAGCCGTAAAATAATAGGCAATAATGATTATTGTATTGCTCATGCAGGGACTATCTCATATTTGATAGGTTCTTATTTAGGTTCATTGTTAGGAAATAAAAAAAATGATATTGAAAATATCAAAATAAACGATCGTTTTAGCTTTTTAAGGCAGTCTGATGTGGCGACATTTATTACCATGTTTGTCTTACTATGTTTATCTGGCGCGTTTTCTTCTGCTGATTATTTAAAAGATATTCTTAAAAATAACACGTTCATTATTTTTGCACTGGAACAATCAGCTATTTTTGCAGGCGGTTTATATATTGCTAAAAAAGGGGTAGCCATTTTTACTGAAGAAATTATTCCAGCTTTTAAAGGATTTGCTCAAGTTGTCGCACCTGGTTGTGTACCAGCTGTCGACCCTATGGTGTTATTTGATAAAGCACCCAATTGTGTATTGGTCGGTTTTATTGTGAGTTTCTTCACTGAAATAGCCTGCGTTGTTGTTTTTCCTTTTGTTGGCTTACCCATTATTATTCCAGGAATTATGGCAAGCTTTATCACAGGTGGAACCGCGGCTATTTTTGGTAATTCAACTGGCGGAGCACGAGGTACAATAATTGCTGCTTTTATCAATGGGCTATTGTTATGTATATTACCTGCCCTAGCGTTACCTCTTTTTGCATTTCTTGGTGTAGAAGGCGTTACATTTGCCGATCCTGACTTTACCAGTTTGTCGTTGATCACCGAATTTGTAGTGAAATTGTTTAACTAG
- a CDS encoding glycoside hydrolase family 28 protein, producing MYRLTIKNGLSIGLFSLTASFGVFASPSFSPVTLEKLNIPNKQCNVRDYGAEATGIWYDTKAFQAAIDDCVQKGGGKVIVPEGYYLSEPLFLKSNIEFHLEKGAVLQASAEESAYHPTEKQQKWSSSAKSLPLAEQWIGFINIAEEKNIAITGEGIIDGQGSTLLEKYRAETRKAGKKGPTNRPRLLLFKDANNILIEGVTIQNSPSFHIVFKNVEDITINKTTISAPAWWQNTDAIDPMNSRRVSITKNNISVGDDHVAIKATENNLSHDFYIADNNFMLGRGLSIGSETNGGVSNLLAENNTFTDAMYGIRIKSPRGKGGEVKDIQYNNNTMINVKTPIVLSAYYKGGPTTKDARIKALQEGEFAGGFMLGDQIYPADNEQPKEYKEHETPYFNNISFNNLTVKGKTNYAGFIIGTPEKPFDNIKFSNINIESELGFKIRNASVEFSKTTIKVKKGTDIIKEKGSKITK from the coding sequence ATGTATCGGTTAACTATAAAAAATGGATTATCTATTGGTCTATTCTCTCTCACGGCTAGTTTTGGTGTTTTTGCATCGCCTTCATTTTCCCCTGTTACGTTAGAAAAATTAAATATTCCTAATAAACAATGTAATGTTAGAGACTATGGTGCTGAAGCAACAGGTATTTGGTATGACACAAAAGCATTTCAAGCGGCTATCGATGATTGTGTTCAAAAAGGCGGGGGTAAAGTTATTGTCCCTGAAGGTTATTATTTATCAGAACCACTTTTTTTAAAAAGTAATATTGAATTTCATTTAGAAAAAGGTGCTGTTTTACAAGCTTCTGCTGAAGAAAGTGCTTATCATCCCACAGAAAAACAACAAAAATGGTCAAGCTCGGCTAAATCATTGCCATTGGCTGAACAATGGATTGGCTTTATTAATATTGCAGAAGAAAAGAATATCGCTATCACTGGTGAAGGTATTATTGATGGACAGGGTTCAACGCTTTTAGAAAAATATCGCGCGGAGACTCGTAAGGCAGGAAAAAAAGGACCAACAAATCGTCCACGTTTACTTTTATTTAAAGACGCGAATAATATCTTAATTGAAGGCGTCACTATACAGAATTCACCAAGTTTTCATATCGTTTTTAAAAATGTAGAAGATATTACGATTAACAAAACAACCATATCCGCTCCTGCTTGGTGGCAAAATACTGATGCAATTGATCCAATGAATAGTAGAAGAGTCAGCATTACCAAAAATAATATTAGTGTTGGCGATGATCACGTTGCAATCAAAGCGACCGAAAACAACCTTAGCCATGATTTTTATATTGCTGATAATAACTTTATGCTTGGGCGTGGGTTATCTATTGGCTCAGAAACAAATGGTGGCGTGAGTAATCTGCTTGCTGAAAATAATACTTTCACCGATGCAATGTATGGCATTCGAATAAAATCTCCTCGAGGTAAAGGTGGAGAAGTCAAAGATATTCAATATAACAACAACACAATGATAAATGTAAAAACACCAATTGTACTGTCAGCTTATTATAAAGGAGGACCAACAACTAAAGATGCGAGAATTAAAGCGTTGCAAGAAGGCGAATTTGCAGGTGGATTTATGCTAGGCGACCAAATCTATCCTGCTGATAATGAACAACCTAAAGAGTATAAAGAACACGAAACGCCATACTTTAATAACATAAGCTTTAATAATCTTACAGTTAAAGGTAAAACCAATTATGCAGGTTTTATCATTGGAACCCCTGAAAAACCATTTGATAATATTAAATTTTCTAACATTAATATTGAATCTGAACTTGGTTTTAAAATTCGTAATGCATCCGTAGAGTTCAGTAAAACGACAATTAAGGTAAAAAAAGGAACAGATATTATTAAAGAAAAAGGCAGTAAAATAACTAAGTAA